A window from Chryseobacterium vaccae encodes these proteins:
- a CDS encoding Rossmann-fold NAD(P)-binding domain-containing protein translates to MLAYQLRDSAFRVNAVDPGYTATEFNGFKGTGYVSDAAKLILKYATLDKSGPTGQFIGIHGQLPW, encoded by the coding sequence ATGCTTGCCTACCAATTGAGGGACTCCGCATTTAGGGTTAACGCTGTAGATCCTGGATACACGGCCACTGAATTCAATGGGTTCAAGGGTACCGGATATGTATCGGATGCAGCAAAGCTTATCCTGAAATATGCTACGCTCGATAAATCCGGCCCTACAGGACAGTTTATAGGCATCCATGGACAGCTACCGTGGTAG
- a CDS encoding SDR family NAD(P)-dependent oxidoreductase translates to MKTVLISGANRGIGLETAKQFSKIGYTIFLGSRNYENGLKAAEELRNAGYDNIIAVAFDIRDPQSLNDAYQNMLQYSSSLDALINNAGIRGQQPQPPATVDIDIIKDIFDTNLFGPIRLTQAMMPLLKNSENPRIVNVPANWPLSRCTIIRTGNSMNLRMPVMALQKQH, encoded by the coding sequence ATGAAAACAGTACTTATCAGTGGAGCAAACAGAGGAATCGGACTGGAAACAGCAAAACAGTTTTCGAAAATTGGCTATACAATTTTCCTTGGAAGCCGCAACTACGAAAATGGACTAAAAGCCGCAGAAGAACTACGAAACGCAGGTTATGATAACATTATAGCGGTTGCATTTGATATCAGGGACCCGCAGAGTTTAAACGATGCATACCAGAACATGCTGCAGTACAGTTCATCTTTAGATGCATTGATAAACAATGCCGGGATACGTGGTCAGCAGCCACAACCGCCCGCTACGGTAGATATAGATATCATAAAGGATATTTTTGATACCAATCTTTTTGGTCCGATCCGTCTGACACAGGCAATGATGCCACTACTGAAAAATTCAGAAAATCCACGTATCGTAAATGTGCCAGCGAACTGGCCTCTCTCACGCTGCACGATAATCAGGACTGGGAATTCTATGAATTTAAGGATGCCGGTTATGGCCCTTCAAAAACAGCACTGA
- a CDS encoding MFS transporter: MNTYHKISKNAASTSLEIPSFTLVAILSLGTFIIFFQGFMVAPILPHLSGLFRVSVRHVSFIEPAYLLSYGISTLIYAPLSDRYGRFKVIIFSLSGFILITAFTGLAESIDQLIFLRLLTGLVAGGVAPTTIGWIGDHFPYEKRGHALGLFFGFMAAGTAFGSSTGALLTAFVGWRALFCIVAGMGLLILVVLLFNRRSFLQKKQTAEKLKNMITEYYNILKLPRGQRTYSFVLFNSMFHSGIFAWTGYYFFSNYHLDEKGVGLALLGYGIPGLLLGPMIGKMADRYGRNKIIPIGITIEALSTLLLAIHLPLPLSCLLVATLSLAFDMTHPLFAALITTLSERKGVAIGLFAFVMFMGYGLGSLILSLIINIGINESFQVFGLCAVLGAVISIFVFKNEK, translated from the coding sequence ATGAACACATATCATAAAATCAGCAAAAATGCTGCGTCAACATCCTTGGAGATCCCTTCCTTTACATTAGTTGCGATACTTTCTTTGGGCACATTCATTATCTTCTTTCAGGGATTCATGGTGGCTCCGATACTTCCCCATCTTTCAGGACTTTTTCGGGTATCGGTTCGGCACGTCAGTTTTATCGAACCTGCATATCTGCTGAGCTATGGAATTTCAACCCTGATCTACGCCCCCCTTTCAGATCGATATGGGCGCTTTAAGGTCATAATTTTTTCATTGTCGGGGTTCATATTAATTACTGCCTTTACGGGTCTGGCAGAAAGTATTGATCAGCTGATTTTTCTAAGGCTGCTCACAGGGCTGGTTGCCGGAGGGGTGGCACCAACGACGATTGGTTGGATCGGGGACCACTTTCCGTACGAGAAAAGAGGACATGCCCTAGGTTTGTTTTTTGGATTCATGGCGGCAGGAACAGCATTTGGATCCAGCACAGGTGCACTGCTGACTGCCTTTGTCGGATGGCGGGCACTTTTTTGCATAGTTGCCGGAATGGGACTGCTGATCCTTGTCGTACTGCTTTTCAACCGAAGAAGTTTCCTTCAGAAAAAACAAACCGCAGAAAAGCTCAAAAATATGATCACCGAGTACTACAACATTCTAAAGTTGCCCAGGGGACAACGGACATACAGTTTTGTATTGTTCAATTCTATGTTTCATAGTGGAATATTTGCATGGACCGGATATTACTTTTTCAGCAACTACCACCTGGACGAAAAAGGCGTCGGATTAGCATTATTGGGATATGGGATTCCTGGTCTTCTCTTGGGACCAATGATAGGAAAGATGGCAGACAGGTACGGTAGGAATAAAATCATTCCCATAGGAATAACAATTGAAGCACTTTCCACCCTTTTGCTGGCCATTCACTTACCATTGCCTCTCTCCTGCCTTTTGGTCGCTACCCTATCGCTTGCATTTGACATGACCCATCCTCTTTTCGCTGCACTAATCACAACCTTATCTGAGCGAAAGGGCGTTGCTATTGGTCTTTTTGCGTTTGTGATGTTCATGGGGTACGGATTGGGGAGCCTGATCTTAAGCCTCATCATAAATATCGGCATCAATGAAAGCTTTCAGGTCTTTGGCTTATGTGCTGTTCTGGGGGCGGTGATATCCATCTTTGTCTTCAAAAATGAAAAATAG
- a CDS encoding TetR/AcrR family transcriptional regulator, which translates to MKTQKSENTKQLIIEKTSTVFNVKGYAGTSINDVMSATGLSKGCIYGNFENKDEIALSVFDYNFGKVTQHMKDRILATEDSIERLLVYPHTYKNYFRYPYLQAGCPILNTATEADDTHPSLQKRVQKALDFWKTSIENQIKRGIDRNEIKADTDPTEIAVVMISMIEGAFMQAKVNNHMTELNIAMSFLEKLIRNLKA; encoded by the coding sequence ATGAAAACTCAAAAATCCGAAAATACCAAACAGCTGATCATTGAAAAAACTTCGACCGTTTTTAACGTGAAAGGTTACGCAGGTACATCCATAAATGATGTAATGAGCGCCACCGGTCTTTCGAAAGGTTGCATCTATGGCAATTTTGAGAATAAGGATGAGATTGCATTAAGTGTATTTGATTACAATTTTGGTAAAGTAACCCAGCATATGAAAGATCGTATTTTAGCAACTGAAGATTCTATCGAAAGATTGCTGGTTTATCCCCATACCTACAAAAACTATTTCAGGTATCCCTATTTACAGGCGGGCTGCCCAATTTTAAATACTGCTACTGAGGCTGATGACACGCATCCGTCACTCCAGAAACGCGTACAAAAAGCCCTAGACTTTTGGAAAACATCTATCGAAAATCAAATCAAACGTGGTATCGATAGAAATGAAATAAAAGCAGATACCGATCCGACCGAAATTGCTGTAGTGATGATCTCGATGATCGAAGGTGCGTTTATGCAGGCAAAGGTCAACAACCATATGACAGAGCTGAATATAGCGATGTCTTTTTTAGAGAAATTGATCAGAAATTTGAAAGCGTAA